A stretch of the Paenibacillus dendritiformis genome encodes the following:
- the pflA gene encoding pyruvate formate-lyase-activating protein: MIGRIHSVETFGTVDGPGIRFILFMQGCALKCKYCHNRDTWDLHGGTEMSVEEALSEIESYLPYYRSSGGGLTVSGGEPTLQAPFVKELFKQVKERWNLPTALDTNGVNDVTKLTELYDLTDLVLLDIKHIDNEKHLALTGVPNTRTLETARWLSDHGKKMWIRHVLVPTINDDEQDLLNLGRFLGTLQGVEKVDVLPYHQMGVYKWEQLGEKYPLEGIPSPTAEETERAQRLIEQGRAEAAAQK, translated from the coding sequence ATGATTGGACGCATACACTCCGTAGAAACATTCGGCACGGTAGATGGGCCGGGTATCCGATTCATATTATTCATGCAGGGCTGCGCCCTGAAGTGCAAATATTGCCACAACCGGGATACCTGGGATCTGCACGGCGGCACCGAGATGTCCGTAGAAGAAGCGCTCTCGGAAATCGAGTCCTACCTTCCGTATTATCGCAGCTCCGGCGGCGGCTTGACCGTATCGGGCGGGGAGCCTACCCTGCAGGCTCCCTTCGTGAAGGAACTGTTCAAGCAGGTGAAGGAGCGCTGGAACTTGCCGACGGCGCTCGATACGAACGGCGTCAACGATGTCACGAAGCTGACCGAGCTGTATGACCTGACCGATTTGGTGCTGCTCGATATCAAGCATATCGACAATGAGAAGCATCTGGCCTTGACCGGGGTGCCGAATACGCGCACCCTGGAGACGGCCCGTTGGCTGTCAGACCACGGCAAGAAGATGTGGATCCGGCACGTGCTGGTCCCGACGATTAACGATGACGAGCAGGATTTGCTGAATCTAGGCCGCTTTCTGGGCACGCTACAGGGCGTCGAGAAGGTGGATGTGCTTCCATACCACCAGATGGGAGTCTATAAATGGGAGCAGCTCGGCGAGAAATACCCGCTGGAAGGCATTCCGTCGCCGACGGCGGAAGAAACGGAACGGGCGCAGCGGCTGATTGAACAGGGCCGGGCCGAAGCCGCGGCTCAAAAATAA
- the pflB gene encoding formate C-acetyltransferase has protein sequence MSVMERNNTEAKGWRGFKTGKWQNHVDVPNFLENNIRPYHGDESFLVGPTQNTKDLWDIVSQLSKEERERGGVWDVDVNTPSTITSHKPGYLDKDKEKVVGVQTDAPFRRSIQPFGGIRMMIDACKAYGFEMPDEIIKMFTDIRKTHNQGVFDAYTSEMRMARKAGIITGLPDAYGRGRIIGDYRRVALYGVDFLIKMKQKDLKDLEVDVMTDDVIRDREELSEQIRALTELKQLAEMHGFDISKPAQNAKEAFQWVYFGYLAAIKEQNGAAMSLGRVSSFLDIYIERDLEEGALTEEEAQELVDHFVMKLRIVKFLRTPDYNELFSGDPTWVTESIGGMAVDGTTRVTKNSFRFLHTLYNLGPAPEPNLTVLWSTKLPEAFKKYCSKVSIETSSIQYENDDLMRPIYGDDYGIACCVSAMRIGKQMQFFGARANLAKCLLYAINGGKDEKLGVQVGPELPPITSEVLDYDEVVKRFKQMMEWLAKLYMNALNVIHYMHDKYSYERIEMALHDREILRTMACGIAGLSVAADSLSAIKYAKVRPIRNEQGIAVDFETEGEYPCYGNNDDRVDSIAIDLVESFMNMIRKHHAYRNALPTQSVLTITSNVVYGKKTGTTPDGRKAGEPFAPGANPMHGRDRKGALASLSSVAKLPYEHSLDGISNTFSIVPKALGKELESRKSNLTSMLDGYFSSKGHHLNVNVFDREQLLDAMEHPENYPQLTIRVSGYAVNFIKLTREQQLDVINRTFHGSM, from the coding sequence ATGTCGGTGATGGAACGTAATAACACAGAAGCAAAAGGATGGCGTGGATTCAAAACGGGAAAATGGCAAAATCACGTGGATGTGCCGAACTTCCTGGAGAACAACATCCGGCCTTATCATGGTGATGAATCTTTCTTGGTCGGACCGACCCAGAACACGAAAGATCTATGGGATATCGTAAGCCAATTGTCGAAGGAAGAGCGCGAACGCGGCGGCGTATGGGATGTCGATGTCAATACGCCATCGACGATTACATCGCATAAGCCGGGCTATTTGGACAAAGATAAGGAGAAAGTGGTCGGCGTGCAAACCGACGCTCCATTCCGCCGTTCCATCCAGCCGTTCGGCGGCATCCGGATGATGATTGACGCCTGCAAAGCGTATGGCTTCGAAATGCCTGATGAAATCATCAAGATGTTCACGGATATTCGCAAGACGCATAACCAAGGCGTATTTGACGCATATACTTCCGAAATGCGCATGGCCCGCAAAGCCGGCATCATTACAGGCTTGCCGGACGCGTACGGGCGCGGGCGCATTATCGGCGACTACCGCCGCGTTGCATTGTACGGCGTTGATTTCCTCATTAAGATGAAGCAGAAAGATCTGAAGGACCTGGAAGTTGACGTGATGACCGATGACGTTATCCGCGACCGCGAGGAGCTGTCCGAGCAGATCCGGGCGCTGACGGAATTGAAGCAACTGGCCGAAATGCACGGCTTCGATATTTCCAAGCCGGCGCAAAACGCGAAGGAAGCTTTCCAATGGGTATACTTCGGTTATTTGGCGGCAATCAAGGAACAGAATGGTGCGGCGATGTCGCTCGGACGCGTGTCGTCCTTCCTCGATATTTATATCGAACGGGATCTGGAAGAGGGAGCGCTGACCGAAGAAGAAGCCCAGGAACTGGTCGACCACTTCGTCATGAAGCTGCGGATCGTCAAATTCCTGCGTACGCCGGACTACAATGAATTGTTCAGCGGCGACCCTACATGGGTAACCGAATCGATCGGCGGCATGGCCGTCGACGGCACGACCCGCGTCACGAAAAACAGCTTCCGCTTCCTCCACACCCTGTACAACCTCGGACCGGCTCCAGAGCCGAACCTGACGGTGCTGTGGTCGACGAAGCTTCCGGAAGCCTTCAAAAAATATTGCTCCAAAGTTTCGATCGAGACGAGCTCGATTCAGTACGAGAACGATGATCTGATGCGTCCGATCTATGGCGATGATTACGGTATCGCCTGCTGCGTATCCGCGATGCGCATCGGCAAGCAGATGCAGTTCTTTGGCGCCCGCGCCAACCTGGCGAAATGTCTGCTGTACGCTATCAATGGCGGCAAGGACGAAAAACTGGGCGTGCAGGTCGGACCGGAGCTGCCTCCGATTACGAGCGAAGTGCTTGATTACGATGAAGTCGTCAAGCGGTTCAAGCAGATGATGGAGTGGCTGGCGAAGCTGTACATGAACGCGCTGAATGTCATCCACTATATGCATGATAAATACAGCTACGAGCGGATTGAAATGGCGCTGCATGACCGTGAAATTTTGCGGACGATGGCATGCGGCATCGCGGGCCTGTCGGTCGCAGCCGACTCGCTCAGCGCCATCAAGTACGCGAAGGTCAGACCGATTCGCAACGAGCAAGGCATCGCGGTGGACTTCGAGACGGAAGGCGAATATCCTTGCTACGGCAACAATGATGACCGCGTAGACAGCATCGCGATCGACCTGGTTGAATCGTTCATGAATATGATTCGGAAGCATCATGCATACCGCAATGCGCTCCCAACTCAATCCGTATTGACGATTACGTCGAACGTCGTCTATGGTAAGAAGACCGGTACGACGCCGGATGGACGCAAAGCGGGCGAACCGTTCGCTCCCGGAGCGAACCCAATGCACGGCCGCGACCGCAAAGGAGCGCTCGCTTCGCTGAGCTCCGTCGCGAAGCTGCCTTATGAGCACAGCCTTGACGGCATCTCGAACACGTTCTCCATCGTGCCGAAGGCGCTCGGCAAGGAGCTCGAGTCGCGCAAGTCGAACTTGACGTCGATGCTGGACGGCTACTTCAGCAGCAAAGGGCATCACCTGAACGTCAACGTATTCGACCGCGAGCAGTTGCTTGACGCGATGGAACATCCGGAAAACTATCCGCAATTGACGATTCGCGTATCCGGATATGCGGTCAACTTCATCAAGCTGACGCGCGAGCAGCAGCTCGATGTTATCAACCGCACATTCCACGGCAGCATGTAA
- the adhE gene encoding bifunctional acetaldehyde-CoA/alcohol dehydrogenase, whose protein sequence is MEKKNVPNAAEHIDQLVARAKKAQAAFMDMTQEQIDTIVQQMALAGLDKHMHLAKMAVEETGRGVYEDKITKNIFATEYIFNSIKYEKTVGVIEDNPNGAYMKIAEPVGIVMGITPVTNPTSTTMFKALISIKTRNPIIFGFHPSAQKCSAEAARILHDAAVKYGAPEHCIQWIEYPSMDATNALMNHPDVALILATGGAGMVRAAYSCGKPALGVGPGNVPCFIDKTADLEQAVTDLILSKTFDNGMICASEQAVIIEEPVFAEVKKLMQAKGCRFLTKEETGKLQGMAMKAESCAVNPAIVGQSAKQIAEMAGISVPDDTKILVAELDGVGPKYPLSAEKLSPVLACYKVKSAQEGIDRAAEVVAFGGMGHSSVIHSHDDDVIRRFADRLQTGRILVNSPSTHGAIGDIYNTNLPSLTLGCGSYGRNSTSSNVTAVNLLNIKRVAKRTVNMQWFKVPNKIYFEKGATQYLAKMPDIHRVMIVTDAMMVKLGYVEKLEYYLRQRRTPVAIEVFSDVEPDPSTKTVERGAEMMRSFEPDCIIALGGGSPMDAAKGMWLFYEYPDTDFDNLKQKFLDIRKRTFKYPRLGQKAKFVAIPTTSGTGSEVTSFAVITDKEKGNTKYPLADYELTPDVAIIDPEFVYSLPKTAVADTGMDVLTHAIEAYVSVMASDYTDGLAIKAIQLVFENLVKSYREACPKAREKMHNASTLAGMAFANAFLGINHSLAHKWGAQYHTAHGRTNAILMPHVIRYNAKKPTKFASFPKYDHFVADVRYAEIARILGLPARTTEEGVKSLIEAIRGLNRELGIPESFQELGFDAKDFESRVDYLADRAFEDQCTTANPKLPLVTELAEVYRDAFYGRFE, encoded by the coding sequence ATGGAAAAGAAAAATGTCCCGAATGCAGCAGAGCATATTGATCAATTGGTGGCGCGCGCCAAGAAGGCTCAAGCGGCTTTTATGGACATGACGCAGGAACAGATTGACACGATTGTGCAACAAATGGCGTTGGCCGGTCTCGACAAGCATATGCATTTGGCGAAAATGGCAGTGGAAGAAACGGGCCGCGGCGTGTATGAAGACAAGATCACGAAAAATATTTTTGCCACGGAATACATCTTCAACTCGATTAAATACGAGAAGACCGTCGGCGTCATCGAGGACAATCCGAATGGCGCGTATATGAAAATTGCGGAGCCGGTCGGCATCGTGATGGGGATTACCCCGGTGACGAACCCGACATCCACGACGATGTTCAAGGCGCTTATTTCCATTAAGACGCGCAACCCTATTATTTTCGGGTTCCATCCGTCGGCCCAGAAATGCAGCGCGGAAGCAGCTCGCATTTTGCACGACGCAGCGGTCAAATACGGCGCTCCCGAGCACTGCATCCAATGGATTGAATATCCGTCCATGGACGCGACCAATGCGTTGATGAATCATCCAGACGTGGCGCTCATCCTCGCGACAGGCGGGGCGGGCATGGTCCGGGCGGCGTACAGCTGCGGCAAGCCGGCGCTCGGCGTAGGCCCGGGCAACGTGCCGTGCTTCATTGACAAGACGGCGGATCTGGAGCAGGCGGTCACTGACCTGATTCTGTCCAAAACGTTCGACAACGGCATGATCTGCGCTTCCGAGCAGGCGGTCATTATCGAAGAACCGGTCTTCGCCGAAGTGAAAAAGCTGATGCAGGCCAAAGGCTGCCGCTTCCTGACGAAGGAAGAGACCGGCAAGCTGCAGGGCATGGCGATGAAGGCCGAATCCTGCGCCGTCAATCCGGCCATCGTCGGTCAATCGGCGAAGCAGATTGCGGAAATGGCCGGCATCTCGGTGCCGGACGATACCAAGATTCTGGTGGCCGAGCTGGACGGCGTCGGACCGAAATACCCGCTGTCCGCCGAGAAGCTGAGTCCGGTGCTCGCCTGCTACAAGGTGAAGAGTGCGCAGGAAGGCATCGATCGGGCGGCCGAGGTCGTCGCCTTCGGCGGCATGGGTCACTCCTCTGTCATTCATTCCCATGACGACGACGTGATTCGCCGCTTCGCGGACCGCCTGCAGACCGGACGGATTCTCGTCAACTCGCCGTCGACGCACGGCGCAATCGGGGATATATACAACACCAATCTCCCTTCGTTGACCTTGGGCTGCGGCTCGTACGGACGCAACTCGACATCTTCGAACGTAACGGCCGTCAATCTGCTCAATATTAAACGGGTGGCGAAGCGAACTGTGAATATGCAATGGTTTAAAGTGCCGAACAAGATTTATTTTGAAAAGGGCGCAACGCAATATTTGGCCAAAATGCCGGACATCCACCGGGTGATGATCGTTACCGACGCCATGATGGTGAAGCTAGGCTACGTCGAGAAGCTGGAATACTATCTGCGCCAGCGCCGGACGCCGGTCGCGATCGAAGTCTTCTCCGATGTCGAGCCGGATCCGTCCACGAAGACGGTAGAGCGCGGGGCGGAAATGATGCGGAGCTTCGAGCCCGACTGCATCATCGCCTTGGGCGGCGGCTCGCCGATGGACGCGGCGAAGGGCATGTGGCTGTTCTACGAATATCCGGACACCGACTTCGACAATCTGAAGCAGAAGTTCCTGGATATCCGCAAGCGCACATTTAAATATCCGCGCCTTGGCCAGAAGGCGAAATTCGTGGCCATTCCGACAACGTCCGGTACCGGATCCGAGGTCACCTCGTTCGCGGTCATCACGGACAAAGAGAAGGGCAACACGAAATACCCGCTGGCAGACTATGAGCTGACGCCGGACGTCGCTATCATCGACCCTGAGTTCGTCTACAGCTTGCCGAAGACGGCCGTGGCCGACACCGGCATGGACGTGCTGACGCATGCGATTGAAGCTTACGTCTCCGTCATGGCGAGCGATTATACGGACGGACTGGCGATTAAAGCTATCCAGCTCGTCTTCGAGAACCTGGTGAAGTCTTACCGGGAAGCATGCCCGAAAGCGCGTGAAAAAATGCATAACGCCTCGACCCTGGCGGGAATGGCGTTCGCCAATGCGTTCCTTGGCATCAATCACAGCTTGGCGCATAAGTGGGGAGCGCAGTATCATACGGCGCACGGACGCACGAATGCGATTTTGATGCCGCATGTCATCCGCTATAACGCGAAGAAGCCGACGAAGTTCGCTTCCTTCCCGAAATATGACCATTTCGTCGCCGATGTGCGCTATGCCGAGATCGCCCGTATTCTCGGGTTGCCGGCTCGCACGACGGAAGAAGGCGTGAAGAGCCTTATCGAAGCCATCCGCGGCCTGAACCGCGAGCTGGGCATTCCGGAGTCGTTCCAGGAGCTGGGCTTCGATGCGAAGGATTTCGAATCCCGCGTCGACTATCTGGCGGATCGCGCCTTCGAAGACCAATGCACGACCGCAAATCCGAAGCTGCCGCTCGTGACCGAACTGGCGGAAGTATACCGCGACGCTTTCTATGGCCGCTTCGAATAA
- a CDS encoding alpha/beta hydrolase, whose product MADISGLEPGIRKLASQFIESGRPSARKQSIRERRQGYLDTVHLAGEAVPVRHIFEQTIDGIRLRIYKPSEQSNLPVMIYYHGGCFVSGDFDTHDRQMRLLANLGNALVIAVEYRLAPEHVYPAAHDDALAASHLIRRHAFAWGGDPANITIAGDSAGGHLALVTCLRLKEQGQWMPRRQVLIYPMLDATGASDSYQKFGDDYVVTRDALLSGFEAYLSELPPHHPEASPLHRNDLEGLPPTHIITAEFDPLVDEGEAFYRRLLEAGVEAQCKRYLGVNHGFFQLAGISMAGRQALQDVAAILAN is encoded by the coding sequence ATGGCAGATATCAGCGGTCTTGAACCGGGTATTCGCAAATTGGCGTCCCAATTTATCGAGAGCGGGCGTCCGTCGGCAAGAAAGCAAAGTATCCGGGAGCGCAGGCAAGGATACCTGGATACGGTCCACTTGGCCGGAGAAGCGGTCCCGGTCCGTCATATATTTGAACAAACGATTGACGGCATCCGGCTTCGCATCTATAAGCCATCGGAACAGAGCAATCTTCCGGTGATGATTTATTATCATGGCGGCTGTTTTGTCAGCGGGGATTTCGACACCCACGATCGGCAAATGCGCCTGTTAGCGAATCTGGGCAACGCATTGGTGATCGCCGTCGAGTACCGCTTGGCTCCGGAGCATGTGTATCCGGCCGCGCATGATGATGCGTTGGCAGCCTCTCATCTCATTCGCCGGCATGCCTTCGCTTGGGGCGGCGACCCCGCAAACATCACGATTGCCGGGGATAGCGCAGGCGGACATCTCGCGCTGGTGACCTGTCTTCGTTTGAAAGAACAAGGGCAGTGGATGCCACGGCGGCAAGTTCTCATTTATCCGATGCTGGATGCCACGGGCGCAAGCGACAGCTATCAAAAATTCGGCGACGATTATGTCGTTACGCGGGACGCTTTGCTGAGCGGGTTTGAGGCTTATTTGTCCGAACTGCCTCCCCATCACCCGGAAGCGAGCCCGCTCCACCGCAATGATTTGGAAGGCCTCCCGCCAACTCATATCATAACTGCGGAATTCGACCCGCTAGTAGACGAGGGCGAGGCGTTCTACCGCCGTCTGTTGGAAGCCGGCGTTGAGGCGCAATGCAAGAGGTATCTTGGGGTGAATCACGGCTTCTTTCAGCTTGCCGGCATCAGCATGGCCGGCAGACAGGCGCTGCAGGATGTCGCCGCCATCCTGGCCAATTGA